The Bombus pyrosoma isolate SC7728 linkage group LG3, ASM1482585v1, whole genome shotgun sequence genome has a segment encoding these proteins:
- the LOC122565928 gene encoding U6 small nuclear RNA (adenine-(43)-N(6))-methyltransferase isoform X2: MSLRKFMHPRNIYKKIPDFKKLVLLYPEFRDIAIVNLSGKIKIDFKREGTLRVLTEVLLKHDFNLQVKIPPNKLVPTLPLRLNYILWIEDLMKHASFNEMKEVIGIDIGTGAVCIYPLLFAKMYGNQMIATEVDETSIQTAIEHVKNNNLEDIIKEGSSEKIIKQLPPRNAPTGNEVELTVQGGERAFIMQMIEESMEIKEKAKIYTTMFGRRSNLLLLLKFLKKKGIENSTWTEFCQGHTKRWGLAWSFLPKDVINLTNAPVIRKSGDYIAKLLKAQRPMEIQFPMRHKFASFDNLVNFLEEAMEELHIQIKELNLPIGNFNGWSCQLIADNDTWSHARRKRRLAQRLMNQSVNHDTGQTSVINDITKNDAEKLIKNNSVDIVRKNEPLLICNFFAEVIEHEEPENDEVKISMIFEKGIGGKVALETFRQYLINKLHVREYFQKQHEKPNKRKRKRLETSKIEINSEQVGNLHKNDTESV, from the exons ATGTCGTTAAGAAAGTTTATGCACCCAAggaatatatataagaaaataccAGACTTTAAAAAGCTTGTTTTACTATATCCAGAATTCCGTGATATTGCAATTGTT aatttatccGGCAAGATAAAGATTGACTTTAAAAGAGAAGGTACCCTGCGAGTACTCACAGAggtattattaaaacatgATTTTAATCTGCAAGTAAAAATACCTCCAAATAAATTAGTACCAACTCTGCCATTACgcttaaattacattttatggATTGAAGATTTAATGAAACATGCTTCTTTCAATGAAATGAAGGAAGTAATTGGCATAGATATTG gTACTGGGGCAGTGTGTATTTATCCTCTATTGTTTGCAAAAATGTATGGAAATCAAATGATCGCTACAGAAGTTGACGAAACAAGTATACAGACAGCTATTGaacatgttaaaaataataatttggaaGACATAATAAAAG AAGGATCATcagagaaaattataaagcAATTACCACCAAGAAATGCTCCAACTGGAAACGAAGTTGAACTTACAGTTCAAGGTGGTGAAAGAGCATTTATAATGCAAATGATTGAAGAAAGTatggaaattaaagaaaaggcAAAAATTTACACCACTATGTTTGGTAGAAGAAGTAATTtactattgttattaaaatttctaaagaaaaaagGCATAGAAAACTCAACATGGACAGAGTTTTGTCAAGGTCACACAAAAAg atGGGGATTAGCTTGGTCATTTTTACCTAAAGATGTTATTAATTTGACAAATGCGCCTGTTATTCGAAAAAGTGGAGATTATATTGCAAAATTACTGAAAGCACAACGTCCAATGGAGATACAATTCCCAATGCGACATAAATTTGCTTCTTTTGACAACCTCGTTAATTTTTTGGAAGAAGCAATGGAAGAGTTACAT ATACAAATCAAGGAATTAAATTTGCCAATTGGTAACTTTAATGGTTGGTCGTGTCAACTAATTGCGGACAATGATACATGGTCGCATGCACGTAGAAAACGTCGATTAGCTCAAAGGTTAATGAATCAATCTGTGAACCATGACACAGGACAAACATctgtaataaatgatattacaaaaaacgatgcagaaaaattaataaagaataacTCGGTAGATATCGTGAGAAAGAACGAACCTTTGTTAATATGTAACTTTTTTGCTGAAGTGATAGAACATGAAGAACCTGAAAATGATgaagtaaaaatatctatgATCTTTGAAAAGGGAATTGGTGGCAAGGTTGCTTTAGAAACGTTTCGAcagtatttaataaacaaattacatGTTAGAGAATATTTTCAGAAGCAGCATGAAAAACcaaataaaaggaagagaaaacgaTTAGAAACAagtaaaatcgaaataaattcggAACAAGTCGGTAACTTGCACAAGAATGATACGGAATCTGTTTAA
- the LOC122565928 gene encoding U6 small nuclear RNA (adenine-(43)-N(6))-methyltransferase isoform X1, whose protein sequence is MSLRKFMHPRNIYKKIPDFKKLVLLYPEFRDIAIVNLSGKIKIDFKREGTLRVLTEVLLKHDFNLQVKIPPNKLVPTLPLRLNYILWIEDLMKHASFNEMKEVIGIDIGTGAVCIYPLLFAKMYGNQMIATEVDETSIQTAIEHVKNNNLEDIIKVYKVDERTILKEIIKEDNVYHFTMCNPPFFEIEGSSEKIIKQLPPRNAPTGNEVELTVQGGERAFIMQMIEESMEIKEKAKIYTTMFGRRSNLLLLLKFLKKKGIENSTWTEFCQGHTKRWGLAWSFLPKDVINLTNAPVIRKSGDYIAKLLKAQRPMEIQFPMRHKFASFDNLVNFLEEAMEELHIQIKELNLPIGNFNGWSCQLIADNDTWSHARRKRRLAQRLMNQSVNHDTGQTSVINDITKNDAEKLIKNNSVDIVRKNEPLLICNFFAEVIEHEEPENDEVKISMIFEKGIGGKVALETFRQYLINKLHVREYFQKQHEKPNKRKRKRLETSKIEINSEQVGNLHKNDTESV, encoded by the exons ATGTCGTTAAGAAAGTTTATGCACCCAAggaatatatataagaaaataccAGACTTTAAAAAGCTTGTTTTACTATATCCAGAATTCCGTGATATTGCAATTGTT aatttatccGGCAAGATAAAGATTGACTTTAAAAGAGAAGGTACCCTGCGAGTACTCACAGAggtattattaaaacatgATTTTAATCTGCAAGTAAAAATACCTCCAAATAAATTAGTACCAACTCTGCCATTACgcttaaattacattttatggATTGAAGATTTAATGAAACATGCTTCTTTCAATGAAATGAAGGAAGTAATTGGCATAGATATTG gTACTGGGGCAGTGTGTATTTATCCTCTATTGTTTGCAAAAATGTATGGAAATCAAATGATCGCTACAGAAGTTGACGAAACAAGTATACAGACAGCTATTGaacatgttaaaaataataatttggaaGACATAATAAAAG TATATAAAGTGGATGAAAGAAcaatattgaaagaaattataaaagaagataatgtATATCACTTTACAATGTGTAATCCTCCCTTTTTTGAAATAGAAGGATCATcagagaaaattataaagcAATTACCACCAAGAAATGCTCCAACTGGAAACGAAGTTGAACTTACAGTTCAAGGTGGTGAAAGAGCATTTATAATGCAAATGATTGAAGAAAGTatggaaattaaagaaaaggcAAAAATTTACACCACTATGTTTGGTAGAAGAAGTAATTtactattgttattaaaatttctaaagaaaaaagGCATAGAAAACTCAACATGGACAGAGTTTTGTCAAGGTCACACAAAAAg atGGGGATTAGCTTGGTCATTTTTACCTAAAGATGTTATTAATTTGACAAATGCGCCTGTTATTCGAAAAAGTGGAGATTATATTGCAAAATTACTGAAAGCACAACGTCCAATGGAGATACAATTCCCAATGCGACATAAATTTGCTTCTTTTGACAACCTCGTTAATTTTTTGGAAGAAGCAATGGAAGAGTTACAT ATACAAATCAAGGAATTAAATTTGCCAATTGGTAACTTTAATGGTTGGTCGTGTCAACTAATTGCGGACAATGATACATGGTCGCATGCACGTAGAAAACGTCGATTAGCTCAAAGGTTAATGAATCAATCTGTGAACCATGACACAGGACAAACATctgtaataaatgatattacaaaaaacgatgcagaaaaattaataaagaataacTCGGTAGATATCGTGAGAAAGAACGAACCTTTGTTAATATGTAACTTTTTTGCTGAAGTGATAGAACATGAAGAACCTGAAAATGATgaagtaaaaatatctatgATCTTTGAAAAGGGAATTGGTGGCAAGGTTGCTTTAGAAACGTTTCGAcagtatttaataaacaaattacatGTTAGAGAATATTTTCAGAAGCAGCATGAAAAACcaaataaaaggaagagaaaacgaTTAGAAACAagtaaaatcgaaataaattcggAACAAGTCGGTAACTTGCACAAGAATGATACGGAATCTGTTTAA